One Vanessa cardui chromosome 22, ilVanCard2.1, whole genome shotgun sequence DNA window includes the following coding sequences:
- the LOC124539219 gene encoding uncharacterized protein LOC124539219, translated as MKYLGLVLDSRWSFEEHFKLLVTRIEKAVGALHRLLPNLGGPREEIRRLYAGVVQSMALYGAPVWSHRLTGTRRCKTKILSLQRRVAILMVRGYRTISFEAATLLASFPPLDILDSRTRALRQSGGSASYPASVLEVLRRQEQRRAHTTWYARLRGDRYAHKRVVSAILPAFEALMRRKRRVTFRLTQVLTGHGYFGEYLCRIGREATAVCHHCGADQDDAQHTVEACPAWTAERQVLVQQIGRNLSLRAVVSAMLRRESAWEAVVNFCETVIVQKETAGRARERADPARRRRPAGRLHGLQAPVPGAE; from the coding sequence ATGAAATACCTGGGCCTTGTCCTGGACAGTCGCTGGAGCTTTGAAGAACACTTCAAGCTCCTGGTCACCCGGATCGAGAAGGCAGTGGGTGCGTTGCACAGACTGCTGCCTAATCTCGGGGGACCAAGGGAGGAGATTCGCCGCCTCTATGCTGGTGTCGTGCAATCGATGGCCCTCTATGGGGCACCCGTTTGGTCACACCGACTGACGGGCACCCGCCGCTGCAAGACTAAGATCCTGAGTCTGCAGCGGAGAGTAGCCATCCTCATGGTGCGGGGATATCGCACGATATCCTTCGAGGCGGCGACCCTTCTGGCAAGCTTTCCGCCGTTGGACATCCTCGACTCGAGGACTCGCGCCCTCCGTCAAAGCGGCGGAAGTGCGTCCTACCCTGCCAGCGTCCTCGAAGTGCTCAGGCGGCAGGAGCAGAGAAGGGCACACACGACGTGGTACGCCCGTCTCCGCGGAGATAGGTACGCGCACAAACGCGTCGTGAGTGCGATCCTGCCAGCCTTCGAGGCCTTGATGCGGCGGAAGCGACGAGTCACCTTCCGACTTACACAGGTGCTGACCGGTCACGGTTACTTTGGAGAGTACCTGTGTAGGATCGGACGCGAGGCGACGGCGGTTTGCCACCACTGCGGGGCGGACCAAGACGATGCCCAACACACGGTAGAGGCGTGTCCCGCGTGGACCGCAGAAAGGCAAGTCTTGGTCCAGCAAATCGGGCGAAATCTCTCCCTGCGAGCAGTCGTGTCGGCGATGCTACGCAGGGAATCGGCGTGGGAGGCCGTAGTCAACTTCTGTGAAACCGTCATAGTCCAGAAGGAGACTGCGGGGCGGGCTCGGGAGAGGGCCGATCCTGCCCGGCGGAGGCGACCTGCGGGTCGCCTTCACGGCCTCCAAGCCCCAGTGCCCGGGGCGGAATAA